The nucleotide sequence GGCTGTCACCCAGACACTCAGAGTTGTCGAAACCGGCCTGAACCGGGTCTTTGTCATCCAGTTTGTATGAACGGGCCTTGTCATTCGCAAACAGGATGTCGAACATCGTCGTATCTTCGTCATAGCCCATTTTTTTGGCTTCCGCGATGACATCAGGCATTTTCGTGCCATCACGCAGCGTCGATGCGCCCCAGAGATCTTTGACGGTGAACCGTTTGGAGAGTTCGACCCACTGCCAGGTGTCGGACATCGCATCGCCGACCGGGAGCACCTGCTGACGCCAGTGCTGTGTCCGGCGTTCGGCGTTACCATACGCCCCCCATTTCTCGTAAATCATCGCCGAAGGGAGGATCAGGTCCGAGACCTTCGCTGAAATACCCGGATAGCCGTCGGATGTCACGATGAAGTTGTCCATTTCGCGTGCGGCCTTGATCCAGTGTTTCGCACTGGCGGAATCCTGATAAGCATTACAGACGCTGACCCACGCGAATTTGACGATACCATCCTCGATATCACGGTGGATTTTCATGATGTGCTGGTTCCCGACCGGGTTGAGCGTCCCTTCCGGAATCATCCATTTATGCTCGGCGATCTTGCGGTGCGCCGGATTGGCGACCATCATATCCGCCGGTAGACGGTGACAGAATGTTCCGACTTCACGCGCCGTGCCACACGCTGAAGGCTGGCCCGTCAGCGAGAAAGCGCCGCTGCCCGGTAACGCCTGCTTGTTCAACAGGAAATGGACGTTATACGAAAGCGTGTTATCCCAGGTACCGCGCGTATGCTGATTCATCCCCATCGTCCAGAAAGAGACGACTTTGCGCCCTTTCTCAATGTAGAGATCTGCCAGCGCCTTGAGTTTACCTTTGAAGGCCTCGAGATCCTCATTCGGGTCACCCTTGACAATCTTCGCAGTGTAGTCAAGTGTATACGGCGCGAGGGATTTCTTGTATTCTTCAAACGAGATCTCCCAGTGTGCCAGGGTACCGGGCTGATTATTCATAACTTCGCCCTCTTTATAGCCGTAAGGCTCCAGGGCCGGTGCTTCCTTGGCAGAGACGGGTTTGCTCATCTCCTTTGAAATCGTCTCCATCTCAAGATCGGTGTATTTGCCCTCTTTGACCGATTTCTCGTCACTGCGGCGCATACCGTAGCCGATGTTAACCGGACCTGTCGCAAAAATGATATTCTGTTTGACGAAGTCCCAGTCAATCGCTTCGGGATGGTTGTAAACGATCTCGTGTGCAATGTAGTTCCACAATGCAAGGTCCGTGTTTGGCGAGAAAATAATCTCGATATCCGCCAAGTCGGATGTTCTGTGCGTGTAGGTCTGAATGGAAACAACCTTGACACGGTCGGGATCGGAGAGCTTGCGGTCTGTGACACGCGACCAGAGGATCGGGTGCATTTCCGCCATGTTCGACCCCCAGGCTACGACAGTGTCCGTCAATTCGATATCGTCATAACAGCCCGACGGTTCATCGATGCCGAACGTCTGGTAAAAGCCGACGACGGCCGATGCCATACAGTGGCGGGCATTCGGATCGATCGCATTGGAACGGAATCCCGCCTTCATCATTTTCTGTGCCGCATACCCTTCCATGACTGTGTACTGTCCGGAAGCGAAGTTGGCAACGCCTTCCGGTCCGCTGTGCGCAAGGGCTTTGCGGATATTTTTTTCCATTTCATCAAAGGCGCGCTGCCAGCTGACCGGCGCGAACTTGCCGTGCTTGTCGAACTCCCCCTTGCTGTTGATGCGCAACAGCGGTTGTGTCAGACGGTCGGCACCGTACATGATCTTCGCGTTGAAATACCCTTTAATACAGTTCAACCCGCGATTGACAGGTGCCGCGGGGTCTCCTTTGACCGCGACGATCCTCCCGTTCTTGGTCGCGAGCATGATCCCGCATCCCGTACCGCAGAAACGACATGCCGCCTTGTCCCAGCGCCAGTCTTTCTGGGCATCTGTCCCCGCGGCCTCGACATCTGTCGGAATCGTCATTCCAATCGCGCTCGCTGCCGAAGCGGCCGCTGCACTCTTGAGAAAACTTCTTCTGTCCATACCCATCGTATCCTCCTTGTTGATTACCGATGGCCGCCGTCTGCAAGGGAGAGCGTCTATCAGCTTTCAGGTTACGTTATCATTGTATCGGGACAAGTTGTCAGGTGTCTTTGACCTAAGTCAAGAAAGCATTGCATCGGATTCACCCACGCGGTTTTGGTTCTGTTTTGGTGACGATGCTGTTGAGGTTTTCTTGCAGTTTTGTCAACAGTCTTGATGTGCCGGAGAGCTCTTCAAGCGTCTGGATGACGATATCTTCACTTTTATCTATTGTACGATCAATATCTTTTTTGGATGCCTCATCTATCCCTAATCCCTCAAACTCCTCATCCATCGTTTCAGTGACAGTGGCCAATTCATTAGCAGCCTGTTCGGACTCATGGATCGCCTGCTGGGCATGCTGAAGTATCGTGTTGATCTTGTCCACAAAATGGCTCATATGCAACGATGCCTGTGAAAGTTCATCCGTCTGGACCGTCTCCATCGTCGGTTCGTACCGTACCGTCTCTTCTGAAAGCTTCAACGAATCCGCCATC is from Sulfurimonas sp. HSL-1656 and encodes:
- the napA gene encoding nitrate reductase catalytic subunit NapA gives rise to the protein MGMDRRSFLKSAAAASAASAIGMTIPTDVEAAGTDAQKDWRWDKAACRFCGTGCGIMLATKNGRIVAVKGDPAAPVNRGLNCIKGYFNAKIMYGADRLTQPLLRINSKGEFDKHGKFAPVSWQRAFDEMEKNIRKALAHSGPEGVANFASGQYTVMEGYAAQKMMKAGFRSNAIDPNARHCMASAVVGFYQTFGIDEPSGCYDDIELTDTVVAWGSNMAEMHPILWSRVTDRKLSDPDRVKVVSIQTYTHRTSDLADIEIIFSPNTDLALWNYIAHEIVYNHPEAIDWDFVKQNIIFATGPVNIGYGMRRSDEKSVKEGKYTDLEMETISKEMSKPVSAKEAPALEPYGYKEGEVMNNQPGTLAHWEISFEEYKKSLAPYTLDYTAKIVKGDPNEDLEAFKGKLKALADLYIEKGRKVVSFWTMGMNQHTRGTWDNTLSYNVHFLLNKQALPGSGAFSLTGQPSACGTAREVGTFCHRLPADMMVANPAHRKIAEHKWMIPEGTLNPVGNQHIMKIHRDIEDGIVKFAWVSVCNAYQDSASAKHWIKAAREMDNFIVTSDGYPGISAKVSDLILPSAMIYEKWGAYGNAERRTQHWRQQVLPVGDAMSDTWQWVELSKRFTVKDLWGASTLRDGTKMPDVIAEAKKMGYDEDTTMFDILFANDKARSYKLDDKDPVQAGFDNSECLGDSRNVVGSDGEVFKGYGFFIQKYLFEEYADFGRGHGHDLAPFDVYHKVRGLKWPVVDGKETQWRFNVKYDPYAAKAVAKSGSDSTHAFYGKLAKALPYGDLGGVKVAEKKSLENKAKIFARPYMDPPEMPDSEYDVWLATGRVLEHWHSGTMTMRVPELYRAVPEALCYMHPNDAKKRGVQRGELVNVESRRGSVKARVETRGRNRPPEGLVFVPWFDEKVFINKVCLDATCPMSKQTDFKKCAVKITKA